The Aestuariirhabdus haliotis genome includes a window with the following:
- the selD gene encoding selenide, water dikinase SelD produces MSNSIKLTEYSHGAGCGCKIAPGVLDQILQSNLALPDDERLLVGNSSKDDAAVYDMGNGTGIISTTDFFMPIVDDPFDFGRIAATNAISDVYAMGGKPLMAIAILGWPVNVLDAEVASQVVEGGRQACLDAGILLAGGHSIDAPEPIFGLAVTGQVSLQQLKRNDTATVGSRLYLTKPLGVGILSTAQKKKLLQPEHSHIARDSMCSLNTIGARLATLPGVSAMTDVTGFGLLGHLLELCEGSDLDARIRMDKVPVIAEAEFYRQQGCVPGGALRNYQSYGHKAVPMAETLQQLLCDPQTSGGLLVAVEPDDEARFLELTRAEGLSLECFGELMPARGGKRVEVL; encoded by the coding sequence ATGAGCAACAGCATCAAACTCACGGAATACAGTCACGGCGCTGGCTGCGGCTGCAAAATAGCCCCGGGCGTCTTGGATCAAATACTGCAAAGCAATTTGGCTCTACCCGACGACGAACGCCTGCTGGTGGGTAATAGCTCAAAAGATGATGCCGCCGTTTACGATATGGGCAACGGTACCGGCATTATCAGTACCACCGATTTCTTTATGCCCATCGTTGATGACCCGTTTGATTTCGGACGTATCGCCGCCACCAACGCCATCAGTGATGTTTATGCTATGGGCGGCAAGCCTTTGATGGCGATTGCGATTCTTGGCTGGCCAGTCAATGTACTGGATGCGGAAGTAGCCAGCCAGGTCGTTGAAGGGGGGCGCCAGGCCTGCCTGGACGCGGGTATTTTGCTGGCCGGAGGCCACAGTATCGATGCCCCGGAGCCGATTTTTGGCCTGGCAGTAACCGGACAGGTGTCCTTGCAACAACTCAAGCGTAACGATACGGCCACGGTTGGAAGCCGCCTCTACCTTACCAAACCCCTGGGCGTAGGTATTCTGTCGACTGCGCAGAAGAAAAAGCTATTACAGCCCGAGCACAGTCATATTGCGCGCGACAGCATGTGCAGCCTGAATACCATTGGCGCCAGGCTGGCGACCCTGCCCGGTGTGAGTGCCATGACCGATGTCACCGGGTTTGGCTTGCTGGGTCATCTGTTGGAGCTTTGTGAGGGCAGTGATCTGGATGCCCGAATTCGTATGGACAAGGTACCCGTTATTGCCGAGGCTGAGTTCTACCGGCAGCAAGGTTGTGTGCCTGGTGGTGCGTTGCGCAATTACCAAAGCTATGGGCATAAGGCTGTTCCTATGGCCGAGACGTTACAGCAACTATTGTGTGATCCACAAACCAGTGGCGGTTTGCTGGTTGCGGTTGAACCCGATGACGAGGCTCGTTTTCTTGAGCTGACCAGAGCAGAAGGGTTGAGTCTGGAATGTTTTGGTGAGCTGATGCCTGCGCGTGGCGGTAAACGCGTCGAGGTACTTTGA
- a CDS encoding nitrous oxide reductase accessory protein NosL, translating into MQRILARTQSIQMLLTGVWLALVLTLTGCGETDSERMVQQAVAIESADECHLCGMLITNFVGPKGELTQQGARQVKKFCSTRDLFAYALDPEHRASIESIWVHNMARVPWEFPDDEQFINARDAWFVINSRLKGAMGPALASFAEESDARAFIGINGGELIRFDQVTMDTLNSMGSPMMPAHRGQALPAIDGAPSAKKQPDAQAITASQ; encoded by the coding sequence ATGCAACGCATATTGGCAAGAACCCAATCGATCCAGATGCTTTTGACGGGAGTCTGGTTGGCGCTTGTTCTCACCTTAACTGGTTGTGGCGAGACCGATTCAGAGCGGATGGTGCAGCAGGCGGTGGCGATAGAAAGTGCAGATGAGTGTCATTTGTGCGGCATGTTGATAACCAACTTTGTGGGTCCAAAAGGGGAGTTAACCCAGCAAGGCGCTCGACAGGTGAAAAAGTTTTGCTCGACACGGGATCTGTTTGCCTACGCGCTGGATCCGGAGCACCGTGCAAGCATTGAGAGCATCTGGGTGCACAATATGGCCAGGGTGCCCTGGGAGTTTCCCGATGATGAGCAGTTTATTAACGCCAGGGATGCCTGGTTTGTGATTAACTCCCGGCTTAAGGGGGCAATGGGACCCGCCTTGGCCAGCTTTGCCGAGGAATCGGATGCCCGGGCGTTTATCGGCATCAATGGCGGTGAGCTTATCCGCTTTGATCAGGTGACCATGGATACCCTGAACAGCATGGGCAGTCCGATGATGCCTGCTCATCGTGGGCAGGCCTTGCCAGCAATCGATGGAGCGCCGTCTGCAAAAAAGCAACCTGATGCCCAGGCCATAACTGCATCACAATAA
- a CDS encoding ABC transporter ATP-binding protein, translating into MSIISLERAAKRYHNVEALKEVSLSLGEGEVLGLFGHNGAGKTTTIKLILGLLTPDQGKVSVLGMDPASNEFRSRRQQIGFLQENVSFYDQLTGFEVLRYFARLKGVGMSQCDTLLQELGLDHACHRKVRTYSKGMRQRLGLAQAMLGNPRLLLLDEPTVGLDPVATRAFYQSIQRLKDQGCTVVLCSHVLPGVEQYIDQAAILGHGRLLAQGTIEQLRLQADLPLQLTLRGDAIEQGMPAEWQTRIQHSEPGQVVVKGNLQEKVNLWKTAAAIPGVEDFQWQVPSLEDLYSHFCEQEDRSCAAY; encoded by the coding sequence ATGAGTATTATTTCCCTTGAACGTGCTGCGAAACGCTATCACAACGTCGAGGCCCTGAAAGAGGTTTCCCTCTCCTTGGGCGAGGGTGAAGTGCTGGGATTGTTTGGTCACAACGGTGCGGGTAAAACCACTACCATTAAATTGATCCTTGGTTTGTTGACTCCTGATCAGGGTAAAGTTTCTGTGCTGGGAATGGATCCGGCCAGCAATGAATTTCGCAGCCGTCGCCAACAGATCGGATTCTTGCAGGAAAATGTCAGTTTCTACGATCAGCTGACCGGATTTGAGGTGTTGCGTTACTTTGCCCGGCTCAAAGGCGTGGGCATGAGCCAATGCGATACATTGTTGCAGGAGCTTGGTCTCGATCATGCCTGTCATCGTAAGGTGCGGACTTACTCCAAAGGTATGCGTCAACGCCTGGGTCTGGCCCAGGCTATGCTGGGCAATCCCAGGTTGTTATTACTCGATGAACCAACAGTCGGGCTAGACCCGGTAGCGACCCGGGCCTTCTATCAATCGATACAGCGCCTTAAGGATCAGGGTTGTACGGTGGTGCTCTGTTCTCATGTACTTCCGGGGGTTGAACAATATATTGATCAGGCGGCCATACTCGGACATGGCCGGTTGCTGGCGCAGGGAACTATCGAGCAATTGCGTTTGCAGGCGGATTTACCGTTGCAGCTAACCCTGCGAGGGGATGCGATAGAGCAGGGAATGCCTGCAGAATGGCAAACAAGGATTCAGCATTCAGAACCTGGCCAGGTGGTTGTTAAAGGGAATCTCCAGGAGAAAGTAAATCTGTGGAAAACCGCAGCGGCTATACCGGGGGTGGAAGATTTCCAGTGGCAGGTGCCCTCCCTGGAAGATCTTTACAGCCACTTTTGCGAGCAGGAGGATAGATCATGCGCAGCATATTGA
- a CDS encoding class II 3-deoxy-7-phosphoheptulonate synthase, with amino-acid sequence MSPIWTPSSWRDCPIKQQPEYPDPAELKATEQKLEAFPPLVFAGEARDLKQQLAEVAEGRAFLLQGGDCAESFAEFSADTIRDTFKVLLQMAVVLTFGASCPVVKVGRMAGQFAKPRSADTETVDGVELPSYRGDIVNGIEFDATARVPDPKRLLQASNQAAVTLNLLRAFSKGGMADLHQVHRWNLDFIRDRTLSERYQNLAGRIDETLGFMAACGMTAENTKAIRETTLYTAHEALLLNYEQAFTRRDSLSGDWYDCSAHMLWIGDRTRQLDSAHVEFLSGVCNPIGFKVGPTITEDELLRLIERLNPENEAGRLNLIVRMGANKITELFPPLLQAVQREGAKVVWSCDPMHGNTIKAGNGYKTRPFDQILGEVRGFFDVHRAEGSYAGGVHFEMTGKNVTECIGGSGSVTEASLADRYHTHCDPRLNADQALELAFLIAEMLKESRS; translated from the coding sequence ATGAGCCCGATTTGGACACCCTCAAGCTGGAGAGATTGCCCGATAAAGCAGCAACCGGAATACCCGGATCCGGCCGAGTTAAAGGCGACGGAACAGAAACTGGAAGCATTTCCTCCGCTGGTGTTTGCCGGCGAAGCACGAGATCTGAAACAGCAACTGGCTGAGGTGGCAGAGGGACGAGCTTTTCTGCTACAGGGAGGAGATTGCGCAGAAAGTTTTGCTGAATTTAGCGCCGATACGATTCGCGATACTTTCAAAGTATTGTTGCAGATGGCTGTTGTTTTAACCTTTGGGGCCAGTTGTCCCGTCGTTAAAGTCGGTCGAATGGCAGGTCAGTTTGCCAAACCTCGCAGCGCCGATACGGAGACGGTCGATGGTGTGGAATTGCCCAGTTATCGCGGGGACATCGTCAACGGTATCGAGTTTGATGCGACGGCGCGAGTACCCGATCCCAAGCGATTGTTGCAGGCGTCGAATCAGGCGGCGGTGACCCTGAATCTGCTGCGTGCTTTTTCCAAGGGAGGAATGGCAGACCTGCATCAGGTACATCGCTGGAATCTGGATTTTATTCGTGATCGTACTCTTAGCGAGCGCTATCAGAATCTGGCAGGCCGTATTGATGAAACCCTGGGCTTTATGGCAGCCTGCGGCATGACGGCGGAAAACACCAAAGCGATTCGAGAGACGACCCTGTACACCGCCCACGAAGCCCTGTTGTTAAACTACGAACAGGCCTTTACCCGTCGGGACAGCCTGAGCGGCGATTGGTATGATTGCTCGGCCCATATGCTGTGGATTGGCGACCGCACTCGCCAGCTTGACTCGGCCCATGTGGAATTCCTGAGCGGCGTCTGTAATCCGATCGGGTTCAAAGTTGGACCTACCATCACCGAAGATGAGTTGCTGCGACTGATTGAGCGTTTAAACCCCGAAAACGAAGCCGGTCGACTGAACCTTATTGTGCGTATGGGGGCGAATAAGATAACAGAATTGTTTCCGCCTCTGTTGCAAGCAGTTCAGCGTGAGGGTGCCAAGGTTGTTTGGAGCTGTGATCCGATGCACGGCAATACCATCAAAGCGGGCAATGGCTACAAGACGCGGCCCTTTGATCAGATTTTGGGTGAGGTGAGAGGTTTCTTTGATGTGCATCGGGCCGAAGGCAGTTATGCGGGGGGCGTGCATTTTGAGATGACGGGTAAAAATGTCACCGAATGCATCGGTGGCAGCGGATCCGTTACCGAAGCGAGCCTGGCGGATCGTTATCATACTCATTGTGACCCACGACTCAACGCTGACCAGGCGTTGGAACTGGCTTTTCTGATCGCAGAAATGCTAAAGGAGAGCCGTAGTTAA
- a CDS encoding ABC transporter permease — protein sequence MRSILIVAGKEFLDGVRNRWILSIAATLALMAIGLAYFGAAASGFVGFTSVSTTIASLSSLAVVVIPLIALLLSYDALVGEAENGTLLLLLTYPLTRTQLLLGKWMGQGGILVVATVIGFGSAALIMGLFAAEASWSEVIPAFAILILSACLLGWVFISMAYVLSARVAEKTKAAGMALLMWFLFVLVFDLGLLGILVATEGRINEDIFPWLLLLNPTDVFRLLNLRFLSDGEVVNGLMATAGGAGFSTFFLIMVLVTWLGALTAAAVWLFKGRSI from the coding sequence ATGCGCAGCATATTGATTGTGGCAGGAAAGGAGTTCCTTGATGGCGTTCGTAATCGCTGGATACTGTCGATTGCCGCTACCCTTGCTCTGATGGCGATCGGGTTGGCCTATTTTGGAGCAGCAGCGTCGGGGTTTGTGGGCTTTACGTCGGTCTCTACCACGATAGCCAGTTTGTCCAGCCTGGCGGTCGTAGTGATTCCTCTGATCGCATTGCTGCTGTCCTACGATGCCCTGGTCGGTGAGGCGGAAAACGGTACGCTATTGCTATTGCTGACCTATCCCTTGACTCGCACTCAACTGTTATTGGGTAAGTGGATGGGACAAGGCGGGATTCTGGTTGTCGCTACGGTCATCGGTTTTGGCTCGGCTGCTCTTATCATGGGGTTATTTGCTGCGGAAGCCAGTTGGAGTGAGGTGATTCCGGCTTTTGCCATATTGATCCTTTCGGCTTGCTTGTTGGGCTGGGTGTTTATTTCCATGGCCTACGTACTCAGTGCCCGGGTGGCGGAAAAAACCAAGGCCGCCGGTATGGCGCTGCTGATGTGGTTTCTCTTCGTGTTGGTCTTTGATTTGGGACTGCTCGGTATATTGGTCGCGACCGAAGGGCGCATCAACGAAGATATTTTCCCCTGGTTACTGTTGTTAAACCCCACCGATGTCTTTCGTTTATTGAATCTCAGATTTCTGAGCGATGGTGAGGTGGTCAATGGTTTGATGGCCACCGCAGGCGGTGCGGGTTTCTCTACTTTCTTTCTTATTATGGTACTGGTGACCTGGTTGGGTGCACTCACGGCGGCGGCAGTCTGGTTATTCAAAGGACGATCAATCTGA
- the mnmH gene encoding tRNA 2-selenouridine(34) synthase MnmH produces the protein MARRPNSNDYLPLFLNDVPLMDVRAPIEFDKGAFPCSENIPLLDDKQREKIGTHYKNAGQDAAIALGNKLATPDIREARLNSWKRFVEDHPEGYLYCFRGGLRSRVTQQWLAEAGMDVPFIEGGYKAMRRFLIDSIDEIATSARFQIVGGFTGTGKTPLLAEIDNAIDLEGLANHKGSSFGKQIGGQPTQINFENNLAIRMLKLRQADYPHMVLEDESRMVGRCGLPDSLQTAMLAAPVVVIEADIEERIERLQKEYVEDMLVAYQSYYGENEGYACFSDYLLEAIEGIRRRLGGERYQQLRSGLEQALASHQLESVSGLYRAAIAQVLEQYYDPMYEYQLGQKIDRVVFRGSFTEVVQYLKSE, from the coding sequence ATGGCGCGACGACCCAATAGCAACGATTACCTGCCTTTGTTCCTCAACGATGTGCCCCTGATGGATGTCCGGGCACCGATCGAGTTTGATAAAGGAGCTTTTCCCTGCAGTGAAAATATACCTTTGCTCGATGATAAGCAGAGGGAGAAAATTGGCACCCATTATAAAAATGCAGGCCAGGACGCGGCCATTGCGCTGGGTAATAAACTGGCCACGCCAGATATTCGCGAAGCACGGCTGAATAGCTGGAAGCGTTTTGTCGAGGATCATCCAGAAGGCTATCTGTATTGCTTCCGTGGTGGGCTGCGTTCACGGGTAACTCAGCAATGGCTTGCCGAGGCAGGAATGGATGTGCCCTTTATTGAGGGCGGGTACAAGGCGATGCGTCGTTTTTTAATAGACAGCATTGACGAGATTGCAACATCTGCCCGCTTTCAGATTGTGGGTGGGTTTACGGGTACTGGTAAAACCCCGTTGCTGGCAGAAATTGATAACGCTATTGATCTGGAAGGATTGGCTAACCATAAAGGGTCCAGCTTCGGCAAACAGATTGGTGGTCAGCCTACCCAGATCAATTTCGAAAATAATCTGGCGATCCGTATGCTTAAGCTTCGTCAAGCGGATTATCCTCATATGGTGCTGGAAGATGAAAGCCGTATGGTGGGACGCTGTGGTTTACCCGATTCCTTGCAGACCGCTATGCTGGCAGCACCGGTGGTTGTGATTGAAGCCGATATCGAAGAGCGTATCGAACGCCTGCAGAAAGAATATGTTGAGGATATGCTGGTCGCATACCAGTCTTATTATGGTGAAAACGAGGGGTATGCATGTTTTTCTGATTACCTGCTTGAAGCCATAGAGGGCATTCGTCGTCGGCTAGGCGGCGAGCGTTATCAGCAATTGCGTAGCGGCCTTGAGCAAGCGCTGGCCAGTCATCAGCTGGAATCCGTATCGGGGTTGTATCGAGCGGCGATTGCCCAGGTACTGGAACAGTACTACGACCCAATGTATGAATACCAGTTGGGTCAAAAGATAGACCGTGTCGTTTTTCGTGGTAGCTTTACCGAAGTTGTTCAGTATTTAAAAAGTGAGTAA